The nucleotide sequence GAGCGGACTCAACAGTATCAAGACTTCCGCACATAAGGTTCCACCTTTTATGGTCTTTTGATAATAAGCTATTTAAGATGGACTTATTTATCAGTTCTCTAATTTTATAAATTAGGGATTTCATTTTTAATCCGCGCAATCCCGCGTTAATCCGCGGTTTTTTTGAAGTATAAACCTTTTGTATTTTAAAGACTGTTCACCGAAATTTATTAACAGGCCAACTTCAAGACCTGTTGCTTTCATATAATTTAAAATTTGAGCTTCTTCGACATTGGAGATAGCTTTCAATGCTTTAAGTTCAACCAAAACTTTTCCGCCGACCAATAAATCACAAATAAACTGTTTTGCCAACAATCCTTTGTAAAAGACATCAATCCCTTTTTGTCTTTCATAAGGTATTTTCCGGATATCAAACTCAATAGCCAAAGCTTCTTCATATACATTCTCAAGAAATCCGCTGCCGAGAGTTGTATGTACTTCCATAGCAGCTCCAATTATTTCTCGTGTCAGCTCATTATGCAATAAATCAGTTTCAGCCATTTTTAACTTTCAAATTCACCCTGGCTAATTAAATCTTTGCTCTCCTTTTCTTCTGGAGAAAAGATAGCCTTTTTAAAAAACTTATAAAATTCTTCTCGTCCTGCATTACTACCACTCAAAAAAAGATTAAGAAAAGTTGTGTCTTCTACATTTTCTTTTTGATTATGCAAATCATATTTTATCAATTCTACTGCTGTTTCAAGGCAAGGCCTTGAACAATAAGCATCTAAAAGACTAGCGAGTTCCTTTGGAATAAAACTTCCATTTAATGCTGTCTCTAATTTTTCGGCAACAAAATCGTAACGACATCCTTTTAGTAATTTTGCCCAGCGTCTTTTTTCAAAAAAATTCATTTTATACCTAAAAAATCCGTGTAAATCCGCGTTAATCCGCGGTTCCCTTTTTAATGTGTTCAAGCAATCCGCCGTCGTTGATTATCTCAATCGCGAAATCGGGCAGCGGTTTGAACGTAATTTCTTTTTTCTGCGTTTTATTAGTAATCACGCCTTTTTTGTAATCGATTTCAACTTCATCGCCGTCTTTGATTTTTGATGTCGCGTCAGTAAGTTCAATTGGATAGAACCCGCAGTTAATGCAGTTGCGATAAAAAATTCTCGCGAAATTATTTGCGATAACCGCGCCGACCTTTGCGCCCTGAAGCGCCCAGACAGCGTGTTCTCTTGATGAGCCGCAGCCGAAATCGTCGCCGGCAACGATGCAGTCGCCCGGCTTGCATTTCTTTATAAAACCTGTGTCAAGGTCTTCCATACAATGCGTCGCCAGTTCCGCAACATTATCAGTATTCAAATACCGTGCCGGAATAATCTCGTCGGTATTTATATGATCTCGTTTATAAACATGTGCTTTCGCCATTTTAAACTCCTTTTGGGGTTTAGGGGATAGAACTGTACCCTATACCCTTTATAAATATTTTCTACAATCTACTAATTTTCCTTCAATCGCGCTTGCTGCTGCTGTTGCCGGAGAAGCAAGATAAACTTCGCTCTTTGGGCTTCCCATTCTGCCGACAAAATTGCGGTTCGTTGTACTTATGCATTTTTCGCCCGCGGCGAGAATTCCCATAAATCCGCCAAGGCACGCTCCGCAAGTCGGTGCGCTAACTACGCATCCGGCAGCGTAGAAGATGTCGAACAGTTTTTCGTCCATCGCCTGTTTCCATATTACAGGCGTTGCCGGCACAATAATCGTTCTAATCTTTACGGTTTTGCCTTTCATAATCTTCGCGACGATTCGTAAATCTTCAATGCGGCCGTTCGTGCAGCTTCCGATATAAGCCTGATTCATCGCCAGACCTTTGCAGTCGCCGATTTCTTTTCCGCCGCTTGGCAGATGCGGGAACGCAACCATCGGTTCGAGCTTCGAGCAATTGATTTCAATCGTCTGTTCATATTTCGCATCCGCGTCCGATTCGTAAACCTTGTACGCCTTTTTGTCTTTCAGATGTTCGTCGAGATATTTTTTCGTAACATCATCGAAGCCGATAATGCCGTTTTTGCCGCCAGCCTCGATTGCCATATTCGTAATGGTCATTCTCGCTTCCATCGACATACTCTTCAGCGCGGGGCCGACAAACTCCATCGCCTTGTACAGTGCGCCGTCAGTTCCGATTTTCGCGATTACATCGAGAATTACATCTTTGCTGTAAACGCCTTTCGATAATTTGCCGTTAAGAACAAATTTTATCGATGATGGCACTCTGAACCAAAGTGTGCCGGTCGCGATAGCCGCAGCTAAATCCGTTGAGCCGATACCTGTTGAAAAAGCAGCGAACGCGCCGTAAGTACACGTGT is from Planctomycetaceae bacterium and encodes:
- a CDS encoding GxxExxY protein, whose amino-acid sequence is MAETDLLHNELTREIIGAAMEVHTTLGSGFLENVYEEALAIEFDIRKIPYERQKGIDVFYKGLLAKQFICDLLVGGKVLVELKALKAISNVEEAQILNYMKATGLEVGLLINFGEQSLKYKRFILQKNRGLTRDCAD
- a CDS encoding 3-isopropylmalate dehydratase small subunit — encoded protein: MAKAHVYKRDHINTDEIIPARYLNTDNVAELATHCMEDLDTGFIKKCKPGDCIVAGDDFGCGSSREHAVWALQGAKVGAVIANNFARIFYRNCINCGFYPIELTDATSKIKDGDEVEIDYKKGVITNKTQKKEITFKPLPDFAIEIINDGGLLEHIKKGTAD
- a CDS encoding 3-isopropylmalate dehydratase large subunit; this translates as MGMTITEKILAASAGKKNVEPGDLIDAKIDCIMCHDVTTPAAISMLKEKGIDKVFDNKKIVVTPDHFQPAKDIKSAELHKRLDDWARAKKIKNYYPLGKAGVCHALLPEQGHIKPGEVIIGGDSHTCTYGAFAAFSTGIGSTDLAAAIATGTLWFRVPSSIKFVLNGKLSKGVYSKDVILDVIAKIGTDGALYKAMEFVGPALKSMSMEARMTITNMAIEAGGKNGIIGFDDVTKKYLDEHLKDKKAYKVYESDADAKYEQTIEINCSKLEPMVAFPHLPSGGKEIGDCKGLAMNQAYIGSCTNGRIEDLRIVAKIMKGKTVKIRTIIVPATPVIWKQAMDEKLFDIFYAAGCVVSAPTCGACLGGFMGILAAGEKCISTTNRNFVGRMGSPKSEVYLASPATAAASAIEGKLVDCRKYL